TGGGACGGGAGTCGGGGGGGGTGTCGAGCAGCTCCAGCAGGGCCTCGTCCCCCTCGAGGAGCTTGACGATGTCCTTTCTCCTCCAGGTGTCCTCCCAGTTGCCCACAAGGGCGTTCCAGACCTGGGCTATGGCGACGGCCTGGGCGTCGGTCATGTTCTCCACCCGTTTGCCCCGCCCCTGGTCGAGCCTGGTGATGGTCTTCATATTGTGTACGACCACTATTATGGGAGGACCGCACCGTGAACAATACTTGGTGATCTTCTCCGTGCTGTGGCACTGGCTGCAGAGGTCGTAGGCCAGGACCTGCGCCTCCTCCGCCGTGTAGGGGAGGTAGCCGTCGGCCTTGAGACGCCCGAGGACCGCGTCGCCGTAGAAGACGAGGACCGCGACGGCCGCGACGGCGACTGCAGCGGCGGCGCCGCCTGTCTTGAGAAGACCCTTACTCTTCGAAGCCATATACAAAAACAGGGCACGGCCTTTTTAGACAAAAGGCCGTGCCCCTTTCAAGTGTCAGCATCTCTGCAAGCCGATGCTTAATATCCCTTCTTCACCTTGCTGGCCGTCTCCTCGGGGCGCTTGCGAAGTCCGCCCTCGACGAACTGGCCGCCTACGAGGTTGCTGCCGCGACCGGCAACCATGCCGCCTTCGAGCAGCTCCTGGACATCGAGGAACTCGGCGCTCTTGGAGGCGTTAAGCGGGGTTACGGCGTTTGCCGGAGAGTTGGGGTCGAAGCTCGACTTCGGGTTGAGGTACTCCTCGAGGTTCGTGGGCTTCTTGGCGTCGGCGTTGGCCCTTATCCACGCGATGACGTTCCAGATGTCCTGGTCCTGGAGCAGGTTGCCCCAGGCGGGCATCGCGTCGGAGAGGTCCACGGCCGAGCCGCCGCCCTTGATGACCGCGAAGAGTTCGACGTTGGTCTTGTGGTTCATGTACTTCTTGCCGGCCGTAAGGTCCCTCGGGTAGGGATCGAGGAAGGGCGCGTTGGGTCCGTCGCCCTTGAGGAGCCAGCCGTGGCAGCCCACGCAGTAGACGTAGTACCACTGCTTGCCCTCGTTGGGGTCGGCGCCGGGCACGAGGCTCTTCTTGAAGGTCGGCGACCAGTTGTTGGTCCACTGGTTGTAGATGGCCTCGCCGGCCGCCGGCTTCTTGATCCTGTCCCAGACCTCGGTCTTGCCGGTGCCGGAGCCGTAACCGCTGTCTCCCTCGGCGAGGGTGGCCTTGCCCGCCTGGCCGCGCTTGGTCCTCTTGCCGACACCGGTCAGGTAGTCGAAGCCGGTGATGCCGTAAGTGGAGCCCGCCTTGCCCTGCATCATGGACAGGGCCTCGTTCTCGAAGTTGTTGAGCGACTGTTCGAGCTCGGCCTTGGTCCGGGTGGGACATTCGACCTTCTTGTTGCCGATCTTACATCTCTTCTCGGCTGCAAGGCCGGCCGCAGGCATGGCGAACACGCCGCAGGCGAGCAGCAAAACCAATAGCCTGATTATCATTCCTTTCACCTCCTTTTTGATGGCCAGAAAAGGTCCGCTATTGCCTGTTCTGCGCCACTAACAGTGTTCGGGTACGACTGCATGGTCTCCACAGCCACGCTGCCCTTGCGGTCAGCACTTGCAGAGCTTTCTGAGGTAATCCTTCAGGTCGTTGATCTCCTTTTCCGTAAGGGTCTTGCCGAAGGGGGGCATGAGGGTGGACTTGCTCGTGGCCGCGCCCCCTCCCTTGATGACGTTGATTATATCCTGGTCGGAGAGTTTTTTCATCTCCTTGGTGTTTGTGTGGTTGCGGGGGCTTACGGGCTGATCCTTGGTGGCGTTGGGGCCGTTGCCCTCACCGGTGAGCCCGTGACACTGGGCGCAGTAGAACTTGTAGTTGTCCTCGGCCGTGGCAGAGAAGGCGTCGGTAGCAGCAGCGACGCTGAAGACGAAGAGCCCGGCCGCCAGCATGGCCGCGGCCCCTGCCGTATATGAAACCCTGCGGATCATCTCTTGCTCCTTTCAGAAGAATTTTGGTGTGCGCCTCACTTCATGGTGGCGATATACGCGGCCAGGGCCTTGAAGTCCGCGTTGTTCAGTATCCCGACATATACGGGCATGTCCTTTACGGGCTTGAAGACCTTGGGATTGGAGAGATAGGCGTATATCCAGTCGGGGTTGAGACGCTTGGCGGCGCCGATGAAGGTGGGGCCCGTGAGCCCTCCGCTGACCTTGCCGCGCTTTTTCACCTGGTGGCAGCCGTAACAGGCCTGCTTCTTCTCGAAGACGATCCTCGCCTTGGCGCTTCTCTTGGGCTTTTTGATGACCCCCGTCTTGACGTCGCTGCTCTTGAGCGTCATGAGGTACTCGGCCACCTCTTCAGCGTCCTTTTTCGAGAGCTTGGGGTGGTCGCCCTTGTTCTTCTCGGTGAGCGAATAGAACTGCATGGGACGGATGGGCTTGGGGTCGGCGAGCCACTTCTTGAGGAAGCCCTCCTTGAACTTGCTGCCCGCGTACCAGAGCTCGGGGCCCTTCTTGGCCCACACGTCATATATGGTCTTCTCGGCGGCAGGCCCCTTTGTCTGGTGGCAGTCGCCGCACTTCTTGGCGTTGAATATCTTCTGACCCTCGCCGGAGCCGGCATGGCCCGTGCCGACGCCCAGAGCCAGTACGGCCAGAAGCATGGCCGCAAAAAACGAGATAGTTGCGCTACGAGTCATCCATCGACCTCCTTGAGTTTAGTAGCCGTATGTCCGCTTTCTCACGCATGGATGAATTTACCTCAGCACCACACCTTTGTCAAGGACTTTGTTTCCCCGATATTCCTTGAATTACAAACGTCTATGCCTGCGCGGCCCGAAAAAGGATTGGGGTGTCTTGAATCCCCCGGCTCCCTATCTGCCCAGCAGCTTCTTTTCGCCGACACCGAGCCTGATCTCGAGCTTGTCGCCCTTCTTCCCGCCGAAGTGCGCCGTGTCGACGACGCCGATCCTGTTCAGCAGCACCTCGGTGAACCACAGCCTACCCTCTCCGTCCATGGCGGCGGCAAAGGGCTTGCCCGAGCCCGGCAGGTCAAGCTCCGTGAAGGTCGCCGTCGGCACGTGGAGCCTGCCGATCTTGCCGCCGTAGAAGTCGCAGTACCACACCGAGCCGGAGGCGTCTACGGCAAGCCCCTCGGGCAGGCGCTTGCCCGGCAGGTCATAGGTCTTGAAGCTTCCGTCCGAGGGGTCGAAGCTCACAAGCTTCCTGTCCTTGCGCGCGCCGAACCAGAGTCTTCCCTCGCCGTCCTTCACCAGGGTGCTCGGCACGGCCAGAGGAATGATGATTTCGTGCTCCTCGAAGCGTCCCGTCTCGGGGTCGAGCGAGGCGATCTTGTTGGTGTAGGCCTGGACGAACCACACGAGCCCCGAGTCGAGCACCGTTATGCCCATGGGCTGGCTGCCCCTGCTGGGGATGTCGTACTCCCTGAAACGCTTCGTGGCCGGGTCGAAGAGGCCGATCTTGCCGGCCTGGAACTGGGTGAACCATATCCTCCCCCGCCGGTCTATGGCGAGCCGGTAGGGCTGGCTGTAGGGCGTCGGTATCTCGTACTCGTCGAACTTCCCCGTGCGCGGGTCGTAAGAGCCTATCTGGTTGGCGTCCTGCTCGACGAACCAGACGACGTCGTCGGCGTCGACGGCTATGTCCACGGGGAGACTGCGCGAGGTGGGGATGTCGAACTCCTCGAAGCTCTCGGTCGCCCTCCTGAAGACACCGAGCTTGTTGGCCGACGACTCGACGAACCAGACATCGCCCCTGGAGTCGGTGGCCACGGCCACGGCGAAGGCCTTGGCCGTGGGGATCTCGTGGAGGGTGACGGCCGTGTCGGCATGGAGCGGGCCGCCCCACAGGGCAAGTGCCGCCGCAACGAGCGCGGCCTTCAGCCACCGCAGCCTCGTCGGGACCGGCGCGGTCCGCGGGCCTGCGTTCCTGGCCGGCAGTGTTTTAATGGCCATCGTCATCAGCCCCTCTGTCTCGTGATGATGTACCAGGCCGCCGCCGCAAGGAGCGCGACGGCGGCGATGAGCGCCCAGGGGCTCGGCGAGGAGCGCCGCGCCTGAGGCTCCTCCACCGCCGCGGCGGCCTCGCCGCGGCCCTCCTCGGCCGCGACCCGCGCCGACGCTCCGAGCGTTGCAAGGCTGTTTGCGTCGCGGTCGGAGAGCAGGAACCAGGGGTTGCCGTCGGCGTCCACGGTCACCGCCGTGGGCAGGGCCCGGGGCGTGGGTATCTCATGGCCCTCGAAGCGGGCGCTCCCGGGGTCGAAGCTTACGACCTTGTTGCCCCGGTTCTCGACGAACCATACGATACCGTCGGCCGATATGTCGAGCGAGACGGGGACGGCTCCCGGCGTGGGCACGACGGCCTCGAAGAAGATGCCGGTGCGGGGGTCGAACATCTCGAGCCTGTTGCCCAGCGACTCGACGATCCACACCCCACCGTCCGGGGCCACGGCCACGTCTATGGGGTTGGCCAGGCGATCGCCGAGGGGGTGCTCGGTGATCTTTCCGTCCGCGGGGTCCACGGAGGCGAGCCTTGCGGCCGTCGTCTCGACGAACCAGACCGTGCCGTCGGGGGCCACGGCGATGCCCGTGGGCTGGCTGTTGGGAGTGGGCACGTCGTAGACGGTGAATGCGCCGTCCCGGTAGCGGCCCACGATGTTGGCGTTTCGTCCCGTGAACCAGACCGCGCCGTCGGGGGCCACGGCCACGTCGTAGGGCTCTGCGGCGCGGCGCGGCACGGTGTGGAGCTTCACGGCGCCGGTGGCCGGGTCGAGCTCTCCTAAGGCGTTGACGCGCTCGTCGCCGAGGGCGAACCAGACGGTGCCGTCAGCTCCGACGGCGATACCCGCCGGGCTGCCCCCATCGGGGACGGCGTACTCGGTGAACTCTCCCGTCGCCCGGTCGAAGGCGACCACCTTGTGGACGTTCTGGCAGGTGAACCACAGGCGGCCGTCCCCGCCCGCGACGATGGAGACGGGGTTGGAGAAGTCTGTGGGCAGCGGATGGGAGATGACGGCCGCGGCGCTGCGCGAGGGCGCGAGCAGCGAGGCGGCGATGAGGGCCGCCGCGGCCGGCAGGGCCGCAAAGGCCCCCTTCCGGCGGGCGGCGCCGCGGCGCCGCGGCCTCGTCAGTGCTTCCTCTCTCGGCCCCTCGCCCATACGCCGTCCCTACCAGGTGAACGTCGGTTCGTAGAAGTGACGAAGCTGCCAGTTGGCGTCCTTGTAGGTCTGCGCGGCCCTGCTGAAGTCGACGGCCCCTTCGCTGTCGAGCTTGCCGGCCCTGAACTTTCCGACCTTTATCTGGCGCTGGCGCTCGGTGGCGTAGTACGCGGCCACGTCCATGGGCGGCAGGTACTGGCGCATGCCGTACTGGGGCGTATGGCAGGCGATGCAGCCCGTGACCTTGGCCGGCGAGCCGACCAGGTATATGCTTACGAAGATGGCCGCGAAGAGCGCCACCGGAGGCACGAGCCGCAGGGCCGCGGCCAGGAAACCCTTTTTGCGGCGCCTGCGCTTGCTGAAGATGAAGGGCGTGAGCACGAGCAGGAGCACTATCAGCAGGGGGGCGTAGAAGGTGCCGAGCACGGCGTAGCCCTGCGACTCGCCGGCGAAGTACCAGAAGGGCTGCATGAGGAAGAGGAAGTACCACTCCGGCCCGGGTATGTACATGCCGTCGTCGGGAAAGGCCATGTTGAAGTCCGTGGGCACGTAGAACTTGGCCGACAGCCCGGCGAGCACGGCGATGAGCACGACTACGATAAGGCCCGTCGTCAGGACGTGTCTCGGCCAGAACCTGTAGAATTCCTGCGGATAGGGCGGCGCGTAGCGCGGATCCGAAAGCTGCTGCTCTTCCTGTCTCTCTTCCCTGGCCA
The window above is part of the Deltaproteobacteria bacterium genome. Proteins encoded here:
- a CDS encoding c-type cytochrome — translated: MTRSATISFFAAMLLAVLALGVGTGHAGSGEGQKIFNAKKCGDCHQTKGPAAEKTIYDVWAKKGPELWYAGSKFKEGFLKKWLADPKPIRPMQFYSLTEKNKGDHPKLSKKDAEEVAEYLMTLKSSDVKTGVIKKPKRSAKARIVFEKKQACYGCHQVKKRGKVSGGLTGPTFIGAAKRLNPDWIYAYLSNPKVFKPVKDMPVYVGILNNADFKALAAYIATMK
- a CDS encoding cytochrome c; its protein translation is MKGMIIRLLVLLLACGVFAMPAAGLAAEKRCKIGNKKVECPTRTKAELEQSLNNFENEALSMMQGKAGSTYGITGFDYLTGVGKRTKRGQAGKATLAEGDSGYGSGTGKTEVWDRIKKPAAGEAIYNQWTNNWSPTFKKSLVPGADPNEGKQWYYVYCVGCHGWLLKGDGPNAPFLDPYPRDLTAGKKYMNHKTNVELFAVIKGGGSAVDLSDAMPAWGNLLQDQDIWNVIAWIRANADAKKPTNLEEYLNPKSSFDPNSPANAVTPLNASKSAEFLDVQELLEGGMVAGRGSNLVGGQFVEGGLRKRPEETASKVKKGY
- a CDS encoding cytochrome c — encoded protein: MLAAGLFVFSVAAATDAFSATAEDNYKFYCAQCHGLTGEGNGPNATKDQPVSPRNHTNTKEMKKLSDQDIINVIKGGGAATSKSTLMPPFGKTLTEKEINDLKDYLRKLCKC